The Sinorhizobium alkalisoli genomic interval CCGTACCGCGCACCTTCGTCGATGCCGAGATCGGCCAGTCGCTGATCGACTTCGGCAGGGAGCACCCGGAATTATCCCTGGATATCGTCTCCGACGACCGCTTCGTCGATCTCGTCGAAGAAGGATTTGACGTGGCCATTCGGATCACCCGGCTCGAGGATTCGACGCTGATCGCGCGCAAGCTCGACGATTTCCAGATCGTTATCTGCGCCTCGCCGGACTATATTGCGAAAAGCGGCCCGCTCGAGCATCCGAGCGAGCTTTCGAAGGCCGCGTGTATCCTCGACACCAACGGCCGCTCCTATTCGAATTGGCGGTTCGTCGGGGCGGACGGCGCCTCCTTCACCGTTCCGGTGAGCGGGCCGATCGAGGTCAACAGTCCGCTTGCCACCCTGCGGGCGGCGGCGGCCGGCCTCGGTGTTGCCGCCGTGCCGGATTTCATCGCCCGCCCGAAGGTTCAGTCGGGCGAGCTCGTGTCGCTGTTCGACGATTTCCTGCCCAGGGATCGCGGCATCTACGCAATCTATCCGCACCGGCGCTACCTGCCGACAAAGGTGCGCACCTTCGTCGATTTCCTGCACAGCTGGTTCCGGAGAACGTAGTAAAGCGCGCTGCGACCGTCGTACATGCCGAAGCAGTATGGGCCAAGTCCCAATTCCGTCCCATTTCGGGTACATTCGGGAGGCGATTCGAACGGCCGCTCCGGCCGAGAAGGGTTCCCAAACGAATGAAGACACGACGCCTCGCCATGGCCGGTCTCGCAATGCTGCTTTCGCCCACGCTTGCCGCCGCTCATCCGCATATTTTCGCCGAAGCGCGACTCGAGATCGTTTCGGACGACAAGGGTGAGATCGGCGAGTTGCGCAATGTCTGGCGCTTCGATGAGATGTTTTCGGCAAGCGTCGTGCTGGATTTCGACAAGAACGCGAATGCCACGCTCGATCCGGACGAGTTGCAGGAGGTCGGGCAGACCGTGCTCGAATCCCTGGCTGAGTACGATTACTACACGACAATTCTCGACAACGGCAAATCGGTGAAGGTCAACCCGCCCGACAAGATCACCGTCGACTACAAGGACAATCAGCTCCTGATGATGTTCGCCGTCACGCCGGCCGAAGCCATGCCGCTTAAAGGCAAGCTCTCCTTCGGCGTCTACGATCCGACCATGTACACGGCGATGGATTTCCCGACCGACAACGATCTCACCGTCATCGGCGACAAGATCGAGGCCTGCAAGCATCAGGTGGTGCGGCCGGACCCGGACGAAGTGCTGGCCGAAAACAAGGACACGCTCACGGACGCCTTCTGGAACGATCCGACGGGCACCAACATGTCGAAGCTCTTCGCAACCAGGATCGAGTTAACATGCTGAACGTCCGCAGGATCGGCGGCTCGCTCGCGGCTGCACTTTTGTTGACGACCCTTTCTGCAACCATCGCCATGGCCCAGTCGCCGCTCGGCATCGGCGCCGCCGAGCCCTCCTTCCAGACCACGGGGATCTTCGGCGGCTTTTTCGCCTGGGTGAACATGGAGCAACAGAGCTTCTATCGACTGCTGACCGGCGCGCTCAAGGGCATGCGCGAGAACCCCTGGCAGCTCTGGTCGCTGGTCGGGCTCTCCTTCACCTATGGCGTGCTCCACGCGGCTGGCCCCGGCCACGGCAAGGCGGTCATCTCCTCCTACATGATCGCCAACGAGACGGAGCTCAAACGCGGCGTGCTCCTGTCGTTTCTTTCCTCACTCCTGCAGGGCGTCGTCGCCATCCTCCTGATCGGCGCGGTCTATCTCGTGCTGCGCGGCTCCTCGATCAACATGACTCGCGCGACCCAGTCGCTCGAAATCGCAAGCTATGGGCTGATAGCCGCCTTCGGCGGCTGGCTGCTCTTCCGCAAGCTGCGCTCCATTTCGCGGCCTGCCATCGCCTTGTCCGGCGTGCATGACCACCACGATCACGTGCACCATGATCACAGCCATCACGATCACGGTCACCACCAAAACAATCACGGCCCTGCGCAAGCTCCCGGCGGGATCTGCGCCACCTGCGGCCATGCCCATGCGCCCGACCCGAAAATGCTGAAAGGCGACCGATTCGCCCTCAGCGAGGCCTGGTCGGCGATCGTCGCCGTCGGCCTGCGCCCCTGCTCCGGCGCGCTGATCGTGCTTTCCTTCGCCCTGCTGAACGGGCTCTATCTCGGCGGCGTGCTCTCGGTCTTCGCCATGTCGATCGGCACCGCGATCACCGTCTCGACCCTCGCCACCATGGCCGTGACAGCTAAGGGCTTCGCGCTACGTTACGTCTCGAGCCGATCGGCCGCGATGCGCATTTCAAACGGCATAGAGATTGCCGGCGCTCTGCTGGTGCTTATCCTCGGGCTAGTGCTGTTGGGCGCGGCGCTGCAGAGCTGAGCGGCACTGAAGCTTCTCCTTCTGTACCTGCCTCTCGCCGCAAGTGGTCGGAGTGAGGGACAACCGCCCGATCGGCATCCGAGACCGGAAGACTACAGCGCCGCGCGTCTGAAAAAGACGCGCGGCGCTGTAACAGCAAGTTCACTGTCCGCGCCGACGCTGGTGGCGGGCGCGCAGCCAGAAGATCAGGAAGAAGGCGAGCACGAAAAGGGCGCCGAAGCCGGCGGCGAGCCAGGGCGAGATGTCGCCCAGCCGCAGCATGATCGAAGGCAGGGCGAAGAAGCCGGTGCCGACGACGACGAGAATGATCGCCGCCGCGATTGCCGGAGATTTTTCTTTCTTGTCGGCCATGTCACGCCTGCTCCTTTGCCGAAAGCTCCGCGCGGATATCCTCGAGACGCCGCCGCTGGCGCCCCTCGCCGTCGAAATTGTCAGGCGACAGCCAGTCTTCGAAGGCGGCCCTGATGAGCGGCCATTCGCAGTCGATCATCGAGTACCATGCCGTGTCGCGATTGGCGTGCTTGGAAACCATGTGCTGGCGGAAAATGCCCTCGAAGGTGAAGCCGAGCCGTAGTGCCGCGGCGCGGCTCCGCTGGTTCTCGCTGTGGCATTTCCACTCGTAGCGGCGATAGCCGAGATTCTCGAAGGCGTGTCGCGCCAACAGGTATTGCGCTTCCGTCGAGAGGGCCGAGCGGGCCATGGCGGGCCCATGTGCAATACCGCCGACCTCCACCACGCCGTTGGTCGGGTCGGCGCGCATATAGTTCGCCATGCCGACGATCTTGTCCGTCGCCCGATCGCGAAACACCTCCGTGATCCAGCCGGCTTTCGTCTGCACGGCAGAGAGCCAGTCCTCGAAGGCCGCGATGCCGGAAAAATCATCCTGCGTGAAATATTTAAGCAACGGATTGATCGCCAGACCACCAAACGCGTCATGCCAGAGCGCCTCGAGATGCGTCGCGCGGTCGTAGGGCTCCACGCGCACGTAGCGCCCGTCGATCGTCACCGGCTGCGGCGCCGGGCAGGCCGTCCAATGGGCAAGATCACGCATCGATTTCTCCCGCTTTGCATTTGCCTCGCAATACAGCGCCGCGCGTCTTGTTAGACGCGCAAAGGTCGCTGTAGCATTTTGAATTGCTGCATGTCTTTGCTCTTTAATTGAGGTCGATCAAACGAGACATGCAGTAGGACGGACGCCGATCGACGGCAAATTCAAAGTCGTGATGCATCCGACAAGCGAACCGGATGGCGCCTCTGATTCGCCGACATCGCTTCAGACGGGAAGTTTCGCCGCAGATACGGTGGCTTCGATATGGTCGACGAGCGCATCGGCAAGACCAAGCCGGCCGGCCAGCAGATCGAGGTAACCGCGCTCGGCCCGGCTTTCCGGCTCGATCGCAAGGCGCGAGGCGGTATAAATCTCCACCCTTTTTTCCTCCGTCGTCCCGGCGGCAATGATCGCGTCGAGATCGACCGGGTTTACCAACTCGCTTTCGAGGAAGGCGGCCGCCTCTGCCGAAAGGCCGGAAACGGACAGCTTGTCCATGATACGGCCCCGCTCAGACTCGTCGATATGTCCATCGGCCCGGGCAGCAGCAATCATTGCGCGGACGAGGACCAGGGCGAAGTCATCGCTCACCGCCTCCGGCGCGACGAAGCCGGAATCGGCCGGCGGCGCCGGCAATTGCGCGGGCGCCGGGGTGGCGGGCTCGGCCGCGGGCGCCTGGCCCGCCTGATACTTCTTGTAGGCCTGGTATCCGAGGCCGGCGATCGCCGCCAGGCCGCCGAGAGCCACCGCATTGCCGGCCAGATTTCGGCCGGACTTGGTGCCTAGGAGGACCGCCGCGATCGCACCCGTTGCCAAGGGATTGTCCTTGGCGAGCTTCGTCACCTGGTCCGCGCGGTCGCGAACCGTGCCGCCGGCACCGGGCACCTGCGATCCCAGGAACTGATCCAGCAATTTCTTCGCGTCGAACATCGGCCTCGCTCCTTATGGGTTTGGCTGGGACGCTTTCAGCGTTCCCATCCCGCTCCGGTCGGCGGAGAGAGACATAGGAACCTTGCCGGCAAAATACAAACACCCGAGGAAGAGGATGGACCGCCTCCGGCCTTCCAGGCAAGCTGCGTCAAGCCTTCAGTGCAGCTGCCTCCGCGGCGAGCTTGGTGATTCCAGCCCAGTCACCCTTGGCTACGAGGTCCTTCGGCGCCACCCAGGAACCGCCGACGCAGACGACGTTCGGCAACGAGAGGTATTCGCATGCATTGGCGAGCGAGATGCCGCCGGTCGGGCAGAACAGGCTGCCAGCGAGCGGCGAAGAAAGCGACTTCAGATAGGCAGCGCCCCCGGCCTGTTCGGCGGGGAAGAACTTCATCACTTCATAGCCTTCCTCGCGAAGGCCCATCACTTCGCTGGCCGTTGCCGCACCGGGCAGCAGCGGCACTTCGTGGTCATTGGCGACATCGATCAGTTCCTGTGTCGTGCCGGGGCTGACGATGAATTGCGACCCAGCCTCGACGGCCGCTTCGAACTGCGCCGCATTGAGGATAGTTCCGGCGCCCGCAACCGCGCCTTCGACTTCATCTGCCACCGCGCGGATCGCCTCGAGGGCCGCCGGCGTACGCAACGTGATCTCGATCGCCTTGAGGCCGCCGGCAACCAGCGCCCGAGCGAGCGGTACGGCGGTCGCCGCATCATCGATCACCAAGACCGGTACCACCGGTTGCAGCTTGAGGATGGAAAGAAGCCTGTCGGTCTTGACGCTCATGCCCGCCGTCCTTTTAAAACGATTGAATCCTGCCCTTCGAATACTCCGCCCGCCTGTCATTGTCGACCCCAAAGCTGCACCGCACCCACCACCCTGATGAAGCAGACGATAAAATATCATCCACGACAAAGAGATGGCTTGAGCCGGACCGATTAGACGCTAGTCTTGCCGTAAGGGACCTCTCAAGACCGGCAGGCTTCCATGGCTAAGGAGATCGAACGAAAATTCCTGGTCGCGTCCGACGGCTGGAAACACCACGCCGACAAGGGTATCAGGCTTCGGCAGGCCTATATCGTGACCATGGCGGATCGCTCGGTGCGGGTCCGCATCCACGGCAACAAATGGGCGCGCCTCACCGTGAAGATCGGCAAATCCTCGCTCGTTCGAAATGAATACGAATATGATCTGCCGATGGACGACGCCCGCGAGTTGCTGGGCCAGGCGGTCGGCCTCGTCATCGAGAAGCGGCGCTTTCGCGTGCCGCACAAGGGTTTCACCTGGGAGGTCGACGTCTACGAGGGCGCGCTCGGGGGACTCGTCGTCGCCGAGGTGGAAATGAAGCGGGAATCGGATCTGCCCGCCTTGCCCGTCTGGGTGGGGCGGGAGATCACCGGCGACCGCCGCTATTCCAACCAGGCGCTCGCCACTGAAGGGGTCCTGGTGGCTCAGCCATGACCTATGCCTTCGACCCTGCCCATCCCTTCACGGAAGACTTCCGCGCGATCGCGGCCGAGCAGATCGGGTGCGCATTGGCGGTGCTGGAGGAGCAGCCGGCAGGCATGCATGAGGCGATCCACGACGCTCGCAAGAACTTCAAGCGTCTGCGAGCCCTCTACCGTTTGGTGGCCTGCGACGCGGCGCTCTTCCAGAAGCAGGAAAACGCCCGCATTCGGGAAATGGCGCGGAATCTGTCGATCGTGCGCGATGCGGCCGCGCTTGTCGAAAACGCCAATTACCTGCGTGCGCATGCGGCAAGTGAGGAGCAGCAGGTCGCTCTGGATAAGGTCTGCGCGATCCTGGCGATCCGCCGCGACAGGATCGCTGCAGAGGAAACCGATCTCGAGCGAAAAATCTGCGCGACAATCGCCGGCTGCGAAGCGGCGCTTGCGGCACTCGCGCGCGTGTCGTTCCATGATGGCAGGCGAAAATCGGCCGCCCGCCTGGAAAAGGGCTGGCGGCGCACGCTGAAACGCGCGGCGCGCGCGAGGTCTGCCTGCGAAACGGGCACCGACGCCGTGCTCTTTCACGAGTTGCGCAAGCGTGCCCAGGACTATCGGATGCATCTCGCCCTCCTCAGGGAAGTGTGGCCATCAGCCATGCAGGCAAAGCGGTCAGACACCAAGGAATTGGTCGACCTGCTCGGCCACCTGAACGACCTCTCCACCCTGACGTCGCTCATCGACGAAGAGCCGGAGATCGCCGGCGACAGTCAGAACCAGACACATCTCCTTTCAGCCGTAATCGCCCGCCAGGAAGAACTTCGTCAGGAGGCTCTGCAGCGGGCGCAAGCCGTCTTTTTCGACGCGCCGGAGCGGGAGAGCCGGACGGTCGGATTACTCTGGCTCGAGGCGGGACGGTAGCTTCTTTTGCCTCTCATCCGGCCTCCCCGCCATCTTCCCCCCGTTTGCAGGGGAGCGGCGATCACAGGCGCTATTCGCCGCAATTGCGCCGGAGGCCCGAAAGCTGTATTTGCCTGCCCATGAACGACACCTTCACGACACCGCGCCCGGAGACGCAAGGCCAATTTCTCGTGGCCGCGCTCTATCACTTCGTTTCCTTTGCGCGCTTCGCCGAATTCCGCGGACCGCTGCAGGTCGTCTGCGATGAAAACGGGATCAAGGGCACGCTGCTCATCGCCCGGGAGGGCATCAACGGCACGATCGCCGGCAGCGAGAAAGGAATCGCCGCGGTGCTCGCCTTTCTGCGCGCGCAGCCCGAATTCGCCCGCCTCGAGCACAAGGAGAGCCGGGCCTCGTCCATGCCCTTCCTGCGCATGAAGGTGCGCCTGAAGAAGGAGATCGTCACCATGGGCGTCGAGAACATTGACCCCAATCGGGTGGTCGGCACCTATGTGGAGCCGAGGGACTGGAACGCGTTGATCTCCGATCCCGAGACGCTCGTCATCGATACGCGCAACGACTACGAAACCGCGATCGGCCTCTTCCGCGGCGCCGTCGACCCGAAGACGAAGAGCTTCCGGGAGTTTCCCGATTGGGTACGCAACCATGGTGGGCTGCACAACAAGCCGAAGATCGCCATGTACTGCACCGGCGGCATACGCTGCGAGAAGGCGACCGCCTTCATGAAGGAACAGGGCTTCGAGGAGGTCTACCATCTCAAGGGCGGCATTCTCAAATATCTCGAGGAAATCCCGTTGGAGGAGAGCCTCTGGGACGGCGCCTGCTTCGTCTTCGACGAGCGCGTTTCGGTCACCCACGGCCTTCAGGAAGGCGAGCACACGCTCTGCCATGCCTGCCGCCAGCCCTTGACGCCCGAAGACCTGTTCTCGCCTCTCCACGAAGAAGGCGTCTCCTGTGTGCATTGTCACGACGAGCGCAGCGAGGAGGATCGCGAGCGCTACCGGGAACGAAAGCGGCAGATCGCCCTGGCGAAGAAGCGCGGAGATAGGCATCTGGGGAACTGAACCGAACGACGACCTTCCCGAGCCGTTCAGGTGCGCATGCAGTAATTCAAAGTGCTACAGCGCGTCTAATAAGACCCGCGGCGCTGTAGTGTCACACAGCCCTATGGTTGCCCTTCGGGAACCGCTCCGCCAGTTCCTGGTACCAGTAACCGCTCTTCTTGATCGTTCGCGCCTGCGTCTCGTAATCGATATGGACGATGCCGAAGCGCATGCGATAGCCTTCGGCCCATTCGAAATTGTCCATGAGGCTCCAGGCGAAATAGCCGCGCATGGGATATCCCTTGGCGATAAGGTCTGCCGTCACCGCCAGGTGGTCGGCGATGTAATCGAGCCGCGGCTGGTCGTCGACAGCGCCTTTCTCGACGCCCATGTTGTAGCAGGCGCCGTTTTCGGTGATGTAGCAGTCGGGGAGCGCATAACGGGCGTTCAGCGTTTCGACCAGAGTGCCGAGCGCCGGCGCGAAGACCTCCCAGCCGATATCCGTCTTCACCTCGCTGACCGGCTTGCTACTGACCGTGGCCGGATATTCGGCACCCGGGGCGGGGTCCTGCGAGACGCGCATCGGCGTGTAATAATTGAGCCCCCACCAGTCGAGGGGCTGTGCGATCGTCGCCATGTCGCCGTCTTCGATCGGCGGCATGCGGGAACCGAGCGCCGCCAGGAAGCCCTCCGGGTACTCGCCCTTGAAGACCGGATCGAAGAAGACGCCATTGTGGAAATCGAAAGCACGTTCGGCCGCAGCCTTGTCCTCGGCGCTGTCGCTGCCGGGATAGACCGAATGAGCGTTGATGACCATGCCGACCGGCAGTTCCGGCCGTTCCGAGCGGATTGCTCCGACGCCGAGGCCGTGGGCGAGATTGGTAAAATGCAGTGCGGCAAGCGCCGCATCCATGTTGCGCTCGCCCGGCGCATGGATACCGTAAAGATGTCCGAGCCAGACGGAGCACCAGGGCTCGTTGAAGGTCGCCACCGCGTGAAGCCGGTCGCCGAGACGGGCGATCACCGTCTTGGCATAACGCTGATAGGCATAGGCGGTGGTCCGCGCTGTCCAGCCGCCGTCGCCCATCAGCGCCAGTGGCAGGTCCCAGTGGTAAAGTGTGGCAAAGGCCTTGATGCCGCGGGCCCTCAGGCCGTCGACGAGCCGATCGTAGAAGTCGAGCCCCCTCTCGTTGACCGGTCCCGTGCCTTCCGGAATGATGCGTGGCCAGGCGATCGAAAAGCGATAGGCCTCGACGCCGAGGCTCTTGATCAGGTCGAGGTCCTGCTCCAGCCGATTGTAGTGATCGCAGGCGATGTCGCCGTTGTGGCGCCCGAAAACACGGCCGGGCATATTGGAAAAGGCATCCCAGATCGACGGCTTGCGTCCGTCCGCCTTGCTGGCGCCCTCGATCTGGAAGGAAGCTGTGGCAACGCCGAAGACAAAGTCGCCCGGGAAGCGCTCTGCGAGTTTCCTGGCTTCGATCATGCTCATCATCCTTGCTCTGGCAGCGGCGTCCGGCCGACAAGCCGTGGCCGCCGCTGCGCCTCTTCTATTCCGACCACCGCCTGAAGCGACAGTGGCAAATGTCAACCCGCGACGGAAGGGTTGCCCCTCCCATCGCCCGGGCCTCAAACCTTTATCCAGGCGCCGTTGCGCTTCGAGGAGCGAACGCAGGCGTCGACAAAGACCATGCCCTTCATACCGTCGTCGATTGTCGGATAAGTGACGGCCGGGTCCACCGTTTCGCCGTTGCCCCTGGCATGGATCGCCCGCGCCGCTTCCGTATAGATATTGGCAAAGGCTTCGAGATAGCCTTCCGGATGGCCCGAAGGAATACGCGATGCTCGGGCAGCCGCCGGTGATGCACCCGCACCGGCGCGGGTCAGCAGGCGCTTCGGCTCGCCGAAGGGCGTGTACCAGAGATAATTGGGGTCCTTCTGCGTCCATTCGAGACCGCCCTTGCTGCCATAGACGCGCAGCATCAGCCCATTTTCGTTACCGGGCGCCACCTGGCTGCACCAGAGCATGCCTTTTGCGCGCGCGCCGTCCTTCTCCTTGAAGCGCAGCATCACATGGGCGTTGTCGTCGAGCTGACGGCCGGGAACGAAACTGTCGAGATCGGCGGAAAGCTCGTCCAGTTCCAGCCCCGATACGAAGCAGCCGAGATTATACGCGTGAGTGCCGATATCGCCGGTCGAGCCGCCGACGCCGGAGCGCGCCGGATCCGTCCGCCATGCCGCCTGTTTCTGGCCGGACTGCTCGATGCTCTCGGTCAGCCAGTCCTGCGGGTATTCCATGTGGACGAGGCGGACGGCGCCGATCTCCCCATTCGCGATCATCTCGCGCGCCTGCCGCACCATCGGATAGCCGGTGTAGTTATGCGTCAGGACGAAGAGCGCATCGCTTTCGTCCGCCGCCTGCTTGAGCTTCTTCGCATCGGCAAGTGTCGAGGTCAGCGGCTTGTCGCAGATCACGTGAATGCCGCGCTTCAGAAATTCCTTGGCGGCGGCATAATGCACGTGATTGGGCGTGACGATCGCCACCGCCTCGATGCCGTTCTTCAGCTTCGCCTCGCGGATCGCCATTTCCTTGAAATCGGAATAGACGCGCGAGGGGTCTAGGCCGAGCTCGCGGCCCGAGGCCTGGGCCTTGTCCGGCGTCGACGACAGAGCGCCGGCGACCAACTCATAGTGACCGTCGAGCCGAGCGGCGATGCGATGCACCGCGCCGATGAAGGCGCCGGAGCCGCCGCCCACCATGCCGAGACGGATGCGCTTCTGATGAGTTTCCGTGCTGCTTCCCTCAACTGCCATGCGTGTTTCCTCTCCTGACCTTAGCTGTTGGGCAATACAAAGCCCCCTCCCCACCCCCTCCCCACAAGGGGGAGCGGCTTCACCTGCCGTCCGCTCCATTCATGTCCCGACGCCTTTCGGGAGTATGGATATCTTGCTGATGATGACGGCGGGAGCAGTTCGGGAAGCCCCTCCCCCTTGTGGGGAGGGGTTGGGGAGGGGTTTCCCGCTTAAATCCCCAGCATCCGCCGGTTCGCCGCCTCATCCGTGCCGCTGTCGGCGAAATCGTCGAAGGCCTTTTCGGTGACGTGGATGATGTGCGCCTTGACGAACTCCGCGCCCTCGCGCGCGCCGTCCTCCGGGTGCTTCAAGGCGCATTCCCACTCAACCACAGCCCAGCCGGCGAAGTCGTTCGCCGCCATCTTCGAAAACACCGCACCGAAATCCACCTGACCGTCGCCGAGCGAACGGAAGCGGCCAGCGCGGTTGACCCAGCCCTGATAACCGCCATAGACGCCCTGCCGCCCGGTCGGATTGAACTCCGCATCCTTGACGTGAAACATCCGGATGCGGTCCTTGTAGATGTCGATATTGTCGAGATAATCGAGGCACTGCAGCACGTAGTGGGACGGATCGAAGAGCATGCAAGCGCGGGCGTGATTGCCGGTCCGTTCGAGGAACATCTCGTAGGTTATGCCGTCGTGCAAGTCCTCGCCCGGGTGGATTTCATAGCAGACGTCGACGCCGCAATCCTCCGCATGGTCGAGGATCGGTTTCCACCGCCGGGCGAGCTCGTCGAAGGCGGTTTCCACCAGGCCTGTGGGACGCTGCGGCCAAGGATAGACGAAGGGCCAGGCGAGCGCGCCGGAAAAGCTTGCCATGGCGTTGAGACCGAGGTTCTTCGAAGCCGTCAGCGCCAGCTTCACCTGCTCGACCGCCCATTCCTGGCGCGCCTTCGGATTGCCGCGAACCTCCGGTGCGGCGAAACCGTCGAAGGCCTCGTCATAGGCGGGATGCACCGCCACCAATTGGCCCTGAAGATGGGTCGAAAGCTCGGTGATCTCGACGCCGTTGTCGCGTGCCGTGCCGGTGATCTCGTCGCAATAGGTCTTCGATGCGGCTGCCTTCTTCAGGTCGAAGAGCCGGCCGTCCCAGCTCGGTACCTGCACGCCCTTGTAGTCGCAATCGGCGGCCCATTTGGTGATCGCGTCCCAGGAGTTGAACGGCG includes:
- a CDS encoding sugar phosphate isomerase/epimerase family protein; the protein is MRTIKGPGLFLAQFAGDAAPFNSWDAITKWAADCDYKGVQVPSWDGRLFDLKKAAASKTYCDEITGTARDNGVEITELSTHLQGQLVAVHPAYDEAFDGFAAPEVRGNPKARQEWAVEQVKLALTASKNLGLNAMASFSGALAWPFVYPWPQRPTGLVETAFDELARRWKPILDHAEDCGVDVCYEIHPGEDLHDGITYEMFLERTGNHARACMLFDPSHYVLQCLDYLDNIDIYKDRIRMFHVKDAEFNPTGRQGVYGGYQGWVNRAGRFRSLGDGQVDFGAVFSKMAANDFAGWAVVEWECALKHPEDGAREGAEFVKAHIIHVTEKAFDDFADSGTDEAANRRMLGI